From the Bacillus horti genome, the window GAGCCCCGTCTCTCGTCCGAATGAACCGATCCGTAAGTCGAAGCCCTTTTTTTACTAGGTCCTCTCTCCATAAAAAGGAGTGATGTAATAAAACCCTATCCTCTAACACGATCGCCAATTTTGGGCCCCAATTTGTTTGTAACAAATACTCCGAACCATTGTGGATAACCTCGTCAATCTCAAAAAGATAATGCTGCCTTACCATCCTATACATGGTCGATTTATCCAATAGATCAGCCCCTTTTACGTTCTAGGAATATAGAGGATCTGACCAGAGCTAATTTCCTGTGTTTCAAGCTTATTAAAACGCATAATCTCAGTCACTCGTAAGTCGTAACGCTGGGCAATTTCCTCTAGGCTCTCATCCTTTTGAATAATACACATTTTTAATCGTGTTACATCATTCTCAGGTGTTTCCTTATAGGATAAAAGCTGTGATAGAAATGTTGAGGTAGCATCTTGGCTCCTTGTCTCCATTGATTCATCGTACGCTTCATCAAGATCTCGTAGCTCTTCTGATGGGGAAGCATGTAGATGTGTACGAATTTCCGAATCAAACGGAAGAACCTGGGTAGTATCTACTCCGCTATCTACTTCCCTATCTACTTCGCTATCTACTTCTTTCTCTACTTCGTTATCATGATCTAACTCACTATACTCATATTCTGCTTCGAGAATTGGTTTATCTCTTACCATCATTTCTTCTTCAGAGGTTTCATGGACCTCATCCCATTTTATAACGGAATCCTCTGAGGGGGTAGAGCGTGTTAAATTCCCTAGATAATCAAATGTTTGCTCATTATAAAGCTCAACCTCACTCTTTTGCGCTTGATCATCAGGCTGCTGAACCTTTGTAGGCTCTATTTGTCTATCCGGCTCTTGACTCTGAACTTCCTCCCCAGACAAATTCTCGCTCTCATTTGGGAAACTAAATTCTTGATCAAGTGGCTCTGCTCGAAGCTCATTTCCCTGCCTGGATAAAATAACATCCCTATGAGCTTCCGTTGCCACCCCTAAAATTGTTACATTTGCTTCAATATTTAGGCGATGTTGATCCACGATAGAGTAATCGAATTGGTCAATATTAACGAAAACCTGCTCTAAATCTTGAACCTTACTTGCAGGTATCGTTATGTCTACTGGGAAACGCTGTTCAATCTTACCTTTTAACTCTTTCTGATACACTTCCTTTTGCTCAACTCGAAACGGCTCATACTGCATTTGCTCAGCTAATGAGCTTGATTCGAGGTCTAAAGGAGTATCTTCCCCCTCCTCATCCGTGTCAAATCGACCGCTTAATTCTAAATACCCCTTAATTGAAACAAAACCATGATCCTCTTCAATTTCGATCACTGGCTCTAAAGAAAGTGCTGTAATATCTGCAGAACGTGAGTGATGATCTAGCCAAACCGACTCATTAAGTTGAAAGTTTAAAGGCCCCGATTGGTGTTGAGTCATTAGGATATCCTCCTTCCCAAAGTAAGCATTTACGATAATGTATATGGGAATGTCCTCTTAAATATGATTAGAACCCACTAAAGAACATTAGAAAATCTTGATACAATTGTATTCTTCAAATTTTATACTTTCTGGCTGCATGGAAGCTTCCTCTAATGAGGGACTAGACAACGTCTGCGAGAAAGCTTCTATAGTAGCTTTCTAAATACTATATACCTCTAAACTTATAATTTATAAATTCTGGAAGAGTTAAGAACTGAAATTTGATTATTTGGTTAGGATGTAAAAAAGCCCTTGTTTTAACAAGGACTTTTTTACCTGCATTATTCTTCTAGTACTCTCTTTGAGCTTCAGATAGAATCTCCGAGAGCAGCTGATCTTCGATCTTTTGATTCATTTTATCAACCTTTTTCTTTAACGTAAACAAATCATAAATGAACAAGCCTACCAGCAATAAAAGAAGAATTCCAAGTGGAATAAGTAAAATAATTAATTCAAATATAATAGCAATATAGTACAAAATAACCAATACGACATAAACCAACACTTGCAAAACACCCATAGCTGTATCGCCTAAATAAAATCGGTGTAGACCGAAAAAGCCAATAAAGAATAGTAAAAAAGATACTGCATGAGACTTAGTACGTTTCCTGTATTCTGATTCAAATACTAATAGCTGTTGAATGTCCAATTTACTTTTTGCTTCCATGCTCATAGGAACTAGGCTCTTTTTGCTTGAATGACTCTAAGAATGTCATTCTCGACCTGCTCATTGTGTTCTTTTACCATGCTATGTGTTAGGAATGCATCAACAATCCACCAGACACAAGTGACAATCAAACCGATAACAGTAATCGATAATATTAACATAGCGACTGCGCTACCCGTTTTACCCATGTAAAATCTATGACCACCAAAATAACCCAAGAACCACCATAGTAGATAGGCCACTACCATATTTTTAGATTTACTTCTTACCTCTGATTCTAAAAGCATAAGCTCTTTAGTATCAAGTTGACTTTTCATCATCATTGTACTATCCATTTTTACCCCCACTTTTTTCTATTACAATATTAAGAAATTCTATGTTATTAAATCGTTAACCAAAATATGTCTATACACAATTGCTAATATTTCGACAAAAAATGCAAGGCAATTTGAATTTCCCAAATGACCTTACATGATTTTATTGCTGCAATAACACTAGGGGGAATAACCGATAATTTGGCCTTTAACACGAAAATCGATATGCTGCATATTAGCTACTCCCTTATCATGTTTGGAGTAATTGCTATTTTGGTAACATGGCTTTCATTGAAAAGTCGACGTACAAGAAAATGGCTCTCAGGTCACCCAACAGTTGTTATTGAAGACGGAAATATATTAGAAGAAAATATGCGTAAAAGATCACTTTCCGTCTATACTTCGGGGTGAACACAATGTGGTATTTGCACATCTACTTCGTATGAGCTAGACTGTAGTTCTTATTTGCCATCTAAAACCATTCCTTTCACCCCTCCTGAACATCTCAATTTTATCGGAATGGTCTTGGTGGTCAAACCCTCGATCCCTCCACCCGCATAGCGGGTGGTTTTTTGTTTCGCTCGTTTCACGCACTCAACCGGCTAAAGCCTAAATAAAAAAAAACAAAAGCTCAAGCTAAGCTTTTGTTTGCATTCCTATGCATATGCTACGTATTATTGAACGATTAATTTAGCCGTCATGTCAGCATGACCTGTACCACACATAATGCTACAGATAATGTCATATTCTCCTGGCTCAAGAGTCGCTGTTTGAGATCCGTCACGACTAATATCAATATCTGTGCCTAAAATTTGAATTCCGTGCACACCTTCTGTATTAACTAGGTTAACCGTTACTTCTCCAGCAGAAACTACATACTCTTCTTGATCAAAGTCAAAGTTAGAAGCTTCGATTGTTACCTCATTAGAAGCATCCCCTGTAGCGTCACCATTTGTATCTCCTGGCTCTTCAACAGGTGTTTCTGTCCCGTTATTGTCTGTATTATTATCATCTGCACCACCACAAGCAGCAAGTGCTAGAGATAATACAAGTAGCATTCCTAGCATCCAAAACTTTTTCATCTTTCATCCTCCTTGCTTTTTTCTGTCTATACCTACTACTTTTATAAGGCTTTTAGAGATTAATGATAGCTACTATAAAAGTAGTAATTAATCTAATTATACTCCCTTTTCCCTAAAATCAAAGACTGTATATTAGACAACTTTGTTACTGAAATGTAGCTATTTTGTGAACTAACCCTGATGTTTCTCTAGCCCTAGAATGCCCACATTTACCAAAGTTTAAACCCTGGTGATCCTGGAGGAGCATACTGAATCATCTCTATCACGGGAACAATATAGGCAAGAACAATTAATATGATTGAGATCGCTATCCATAGATTCCAATTATCTAAGAACTTAGGTGTAGAGCCAGATGCAGGGTTCGGTTCTGCAATCGGGAACTCTTCATTCCCTCTAGGTGAGAAAAAGGCTGAACGAATCATGATAAAGATAAAGATTAAAATCGCAAAGAATAGTAATGATCCACCTATCGCCATAGCTGTTTTATACGGAATCCAGCTCAGAGCAACTGGATGATCTCCGTATGTAGTTAAATCCGTTCTTCTTGGTGCCCCTAATAGTCCAGACACATGCATAGCAGAGGACATAAAGAACATACCAATTGTCCAAAGAATGGTTTGAATAATCCCTAATCTATTTAATATCTTTGTTCTTTTGCGTCCTGTCAGATAAGGTACTAACCAATACGCTGCTCCAAAGAAGGTCAGGGCGACTGACGTACCAACTGTCAAATGGAAGTGACCAACAACCCACATCGTATTATGGATCACTTGGTTTAATTGAAAGCTAGCGTTAATTAATCCACCTGCTCCTGCTGGGATAAAAACAATCATACCCATCATAGGAGCAAAGAATCTTGCATCTCCCCATGGTAGCTTTTTCAGCCAGCCAAACATTCCTTTTGCTCCCTTTTCTCTTCCCGTTAGCTCAAATGTAGCGAACATCGAGAATGCTGTCATTAATGAAGGGATTACAACCATAAATGTTAAAACAACCTGTAAGTACTTCCAGAAAGGAGAGATTCCTGACTCTAAAAGCTGATGATGAAATCCAACTGGTATAGCAAACAAGAACAGTAAAATGAAGGCTATTCTTGCTAAAGCATCACTGAACACTTTCCCACCAATAATTTTTGGAATAATAACATACCAGCACATATAGGCTGGAAGTAACCAGAAATAAACAAGAGGGTGACCAAAATACCAAAACAGAGTTCGACTTAACAGGATATTAATCGATTCCACCCAACCGAAGGACCAAGGAATAAATTGAAACAGCACAGTTGCTGCAACCCCTAATGTAGCGACAAACCACATGAGCATCGTCACTACAGCCATAAAGCTGAATAATGGAGATAGCTTTCCTTTGTGAACTTTTTTCCAGTGTGCATATTGCAGACAAACGGCTGCTCCGCTAAACCAGCTACCCACTACAATAAGAGTAAGAGCAATATAATACCAAGGCGATGCCTGTAAGGGTGCGTAAAACGTATACAATACGGTAGCTTCGTTCTGTAAAATCATTACGACTCCGAGTGCTGTTCCTGCTGTCATCGTCCAAAAGCCTGACCATCCTAAGCGTCGAACAGCTAATGTTAATGAACCTGTTGTTTTACCTAATCCTGCTATAACAAAACCAAAGATAAAAAATGTTGTAAAGATAAGAGCTAATAATACCCCGTGTGCCGTAAGTAATTGATAATAGCCAATCCCAAAAGGAACCTCGATGACTCCGTTTCGGACTAATGTTTGCAGAAGACCTGCTATTGCTCCAAGTAAAAGAGCAATAAAGGCAACCCATAAATGAGCTAGGCTAAGCTTCGCTGATGCTTGATGTACCGCAGACTCTAATAAAAATTGACTTCGTTTTACCTGTCGTTCCGTACTCATTCTACCACCTCAATTCTAGTTCCCATAAACTGATGACCTGTACCACAATATTCATTACATACCATCAAGTACTCTCCGGCATCTTTAAAAGTATGTGTTATACGATTAATATGACCTGGAGTAACCATCATGTTTACGTTCGTTTGCGCTACGGCTAAACCGTGAACGACATCAGGGCTAGTTACAATAAAATGTACCTTTGCTCCTTTAGGAATTTCAATGTCACTTGGCTGGAAAGCAAAAGCCTGAGCCACAATCACTAGCTCATATTCTTGATCCCCAATTTGCTTTAAACCTGGATTATCAAAAGGTGGTGTCTCCCGAACCTTCTGCGGATCTATTGTCTCATCATCACTCGGTGGTTCATGTCCCATGGCAAAGGCTCCAATTCCTACGATAAGTAAAAACAGTGCCAGGACCCCCGTTCCAAAAATAAGCCATATTTTTTCATATTTATATAAGTGCATCTTCTCACCTGCTTTTTCCGATTTATAAATACTTTAATTGAATGAAAGCGCTGTCCTTTTGTCACAGCCTATTCAAATACAAGGAAAATACGCCGAACCATGTAGCCAGTAAAAATCCACCAATAAGCAGTACTAACGTAAACGTTCCAATGAGTTGTTTTTCTTCAGGTGCTTCATGTTTTGGCTTCATAACCTTCTCTGCTCGAGATGGCTTATTGGTTGCTGTAGGGATTGATTCCTTCATTGCTGACCTCCCCTTTCCTTTAATCTGATTTCATTGTAAAACGACCACACCAGTTAGATTGTGATATTTATCACATTCTAAAATAATATTTTGACAACTTTATAACTTTGAAAAGCATGACCATTTTTTAAAGCAACTTGACAGCTAAATTTAATTGGTATTATTGCGGGTATTGGACCCGCCGTTATTAGTCAGTTTCGTTACTTTGGATTGCCCCTAGTCGCCATTGCTCTTGGGTCTATTGAATTTAAACGCTTAACTTCTCTATAGAAAAGGAAGGAAAAAGCTATGAATCAGCAGGATATGGATAAAAAAAAGAGAATATTGCTAGAGGCTACGGAGCCTTTTTGCTAATCAAGGCGCATTGATGCAATCTCAGTACGTGAGATCTGTTCCACGGCAAATGTGATTGTGTCCGCCAATGAACGATCCTATTCAGGATTTAAAGGAGAAAAATATGTTAACGACACAACAATTAAACAATATTGAACAATTGCAAAAAGAGTGTGAAACACATGATCATTTACAGCTAAAGCTTAACTGGGAATTACTTAGAAGCCGCGGGACGGATCAGCTGGATTTTCTTCATTATGAAAATGGTGAGCTTGTAGCGTTTTTAGGATTGTACGCTTTTGGTTCTACAGTCGAAGTATGTGGCATGGTTCATCCAAGTAAACGACGAAGAGGACATTTTCAGCACTTGTTCCAATTAGGAATGGAGAAGGTCAAACAAAACGGATACAAGAAAATCTTGCTGAATGCCCCTGCGGGCTCCGATACCGCAAAAGCTTTCTTGAGTAAACAAGGTGCTGAGTATGCCTTCTCTGAGCATCAAATGCAATGGCAAGAAAGACTTCTTGAAGCAACAGATGGTATTCTTCTGAGACAAGCAACAGTAGAAGATTATGATATGCGCGTACGAATATCCGTTACGGCGTTCGGGCTGGACGAAGAAGACGCTAGATTGATGGAAAGCGAAACCTTAGGGGATAACACTGAATTACTCATGATTGTCGTGGATAAAAGAACGGTAGGGAAAATTCGGGTAAGTCGGGAAGAGGGGCAAGCATGGATATATGGATTTTCTATTTTGCCAGAATACCAGGGCAAAGGAATAGGCAGAAAAGTGTTGCGCCGAGTCATTAAAGAGCAGAACTTGGCTGGTTACTCCGTACACTTGGAAGTTGAAACGAAAAACGATCATGCACTAGGGTTATATGAATCGGTTGGATTCAAAGCGGTACATGCACAAGATTACTATACGTATCAACTGATTCCCTCTAAATAAATTTGCGCTTGCGTTAAAGTATACTAATGTAAAAAGGAGATATCTCTAAGATCACTCCATGATCCTTTGAGACATCTCCTTTATTTTAATTTGCTTAGAGTATTCCTTTATAGCCTGCAGATTTCCTTCGGGCAGCCTTCGCAATGACATATATTCTGTAGCCTTTTCATATCTAGGATAACAAGATGTCCTTGAGCATTATCAACAATCTGTTCCTTCCTCAAATGGCTTAACAGACGGTTCACTGTCTCTCTTGTTGCCCCAATAAGATTAGCTATTTCAGTGTTCGTAAACTTTTTGGTCATGACTATTTTACTGCCTTGCTCCTCCCCATAGCTATTCGCCATCCTTATCAAAGTAGAAGCCAAAGCTCCATCCTTACCGTATAGGAGCAAATCTCTCATTTTGTACTGTGTACACGTATGCATATCTGCCAGCCATTTTAATATTTCTAAAGCAAGGTCATGATCCTGCCATAATAAAAGCTCCAGGTCATGCTTGCTAATTACACCAAGCTCACAAGCTTCTTGAGCTATAGCTGTAAAACCAAATTGGGTCTGCACTGAAAATGAATATTCCCCGAGCATATCTCCCTCACGGTAGTAAAATAAATCATAATCTCTTCCATCAGCTGATGGCTTTGTTAGCTTAACCGAACCACTTAAAATATAATAAAGTTTATCTGCCTTTTCTCCTTCAAGAAAAATAGGGGTATCCGCTGCCATTTTTACCGTTGTCATAATGTCTTTTAACTTTAATAGACTTTTCTCCGAAAAATGAGCTGTATTAGATGTTGAAACACCGTTATGGACTAGGTTTATTGAACACTTCTGAATATGTTTTTGCATACCTAACACCATCCTTCTTTGTGAATGAATTCACTATCTCTTACTCTTATCATAATCATTTATGATGGTAAAAGGAGGATGATATTGTGTCAAATTACGTACATTACTAGGAAAATGACAAGAAAAGCGCTTGAACCTCCTATTTTTATATTTATGGCAAAATTACATCTGCCTTTGTTACCTCTCTAGGCTTCACTTGAAGCAGCTGCTTGTTTAGAGGTCCACCAGCTATCGTGATAAAGTATTGTCCAGGTAGTAAATCAGTTACACCAAAATACCCATTACTATCCGTCTCAAAAGCACCTATTATAGTTGGACCATTGTTTCCTCTACTTAAAGTAATAGGTACACCTGTTAAAGGTTCACCGTTCTTGTTTACAAGCCTCCCTAATAGATGTCCATTTGATGCTTCTTTCCAAGAATGTGTTGGCACGTTCATCTCAGTTGAAAACGGAGGGCTCCCCCCATTCCACTCTGTAGACTCTACTAAGGATTGTAATAGATGTGCTCTTGGGCTATTGTCATTACTCCAAACATTGTAGACATACGGACTAATTCCTTCCACATGTTGACCTGCTTGAGATGGAGCTAACGCTCTATTAATCTGTGAAATACTATTAGGAATTGTATTCATATAGAGAGCTGGTCCAATCACCATTCCGCGATTGCGCGGTAGGTCTTTTTGCCATTCAATCCAGGCATTATATCGATTTGCACGTGCAGGATCTGCATCATTGTCGTAGTTCATTACGAATGTGTAATCAAGATAGCCTTCCTGTACCCATTTTTTCCAGTTCTGATGGGCCCGCTGTACAGGATCTAAATTCCACCAGTCATTCGTTCTTGGATCAGCAAAGCCCCATGATAAAACAGCTGCGCTGACTACTGTATCTATATTGATGGCTGTTGCTTCTAAATATATACGTTTAACAGCTGCATCAACCTGCTGAACCTTCCATTCAAGCCACTCCTGATCAGAAGGATGAGGTCGATCTAAACGTCCCGTTTCCTCTTGGAACCTTTGTAGAGCTG encodes:
- a CDS encoding LysM peptidoglycan-binding domain-containing protein, producing MTQHQSGPLNFQLNESVWLDHHSRSADITALSLEPVIEIEEDHGFVSIKGYLELSGRFDTDEEGEDTPLDLESSSLAEQMQYEPFRVEQKEVYQKELKGKIEQRFPVDITIPASKVQDLEQVFVNIDQFDYSIVDQHRLNIEANVTILGVATEAHRDVILSRQGNELRAEPLDQEFSFPNESENLSGEEVQSQEPDRQIEPTKVQQPDDQAQKSEVELYNEQTFDYLGNLTRSTPSEDSVIKWDEVHETSEEEMMVRDKPILEAEYEYSELDHDNEVEKEVDSEVDREVDSGVDTTQVLPFDSEIRTHLHASPSEELRDLDEAYDESMETRSQDATSTFLSQLLSYKETPENDVTRLKMCIIQKDESLEEIAQRYDLRVTEIMRFNKLETQEISSGQILYIPRT
- a CDS encoding NINE protein; protein product: MSMEAKSKLDIQQLLVFESEYRKRTKSHAVSFLLFFIGFFGLHRFYLGDTAMGVLQVLVYVVLVILYYIAIIFELIILLIPLGILLLLLVGLFIYDLFTLKKKVDKMNQKIEDQLLSEILSEAQREY
- a CDS encoding TM2 domain-containing protein, producing MMKSQLDTKELMLLESEVRSKSKNMVVAYLLWWFLGYFGGHRFYMGKTGSAVAMLILSITVIGLIVTCVWWIVDAFLTHSMVKEHNEQVENDILRVIQAKRA
- a CDS encoding YetF domain-containing protein; its protein translation is MTLHDFIAAITLGGITDNLAFNTKIDMLHISYSLIMFGVIAILVTWLSLKSRRTRKWLSGHPTVVIEDGNILEENMRKRSLSVYTSG
- a CDS encoding cytochrome C oxidase subunit II; translated protein: MKKFWMLGMLLVLSLALAACGGADDNNTDNNGTETPVEEPGDTNGDATGDASNEVTIEASNFDFDQEEYVVSAGEVTVNLVNTEGVHGIQILGTDIDISRDGSQTATLEPGEYDIICSIMCGTGHADMTAKLIVQ
- a CDS encoding b(o/a)3-type cytochrome-c oxidase subunit 1 yields the protein MSTERQVKRSQFLLESAVHQASAKLSLAHLWVAFIALLLGAIAGLLQTLVRNGVIEVPFGIGYYQLLTAHGVLLALIFTTFFIFGFVIAGLGKTTGSLTLAVRRLGWSGFWTMTAGTALGVVMILQNEATVLYTFYAPLQASPWYYIALTLIVVGSWFSGAAVCLQYAHWKKVHKGKLSPLFSFMAVVTMLMWFVATLGVAATVLFQFIPWSFGWVESINILLSRTLFWYFGHPLVYFWLLPAYMCWYVIIPKIIGGKVFSDALARIAFILLFLFAIPVGFHHQLLESGISPFWKYLQVVLTFMVVIPSLMTAFSMFATFELTGREKGAKGMFGWLKKLPWGDARFFAPMMGMIVFIPAGAGGLINASFQLNQVIHNTMWVVGHFHLTVGTSVALTFFGAAYWLVPYLTGRKRTKILNRLGIIQTILWTIGMFFMSSAMHVSGLLGAPRRTDLTTYGDHPVALSWIPYKTAMAIGGSLLFFAILIFIFIMIRSAFFSPRGNEEFPIAEPNPASGSTPKFLDNWNLWIAISIILIVLAYIVPVIEMIQYAPPGSPGFKLW
- a CDS encoding cytochrome c oxidase subunit II, whose protein sequence is MHLYKYEKIWLIFGTGVLALFLLIVGIGAFAMGHEPPSDDETIDPQKVRETPPFDNPGLKQIGDQEYELVIVAQAFAFQPSDIEIPKGAKVHFIVTSPDVVHGLAVAQTNVNMMVTPGHINRITHTFKDAGEYLMVCNEYCGTGHQFMGTRIEVVE
- a CDS encoding cytochrome c oxidase subunit 2A, with the protein product MKESIPTATNKPSRAEKVMKPKHEAPEEKQLIGTFTLVLLIGGFLLATWFGVFSLYLNRL
- a CDS encoding GNAT family N-acetyltransferase, giving the protein MLTTQQLNNIEQLQKECETHDHLQLKLNWELLRSRGTDQLDFLHYENGELVAFLGLYAFGSTVEVCGMVHPSKRRRGHFQHLFQLGMEKVKQNGYKKILLNAPAGSDTAKAFLSKQGAEYAFSEHQMQWQERLLEATDGILLRQATVEDYDMRVRISVTAFGLDEEDARLMESETLGDNTELLMIVVDKRTVGKIRVSREEGQAWIYGFSILPEYQGKGIGRKVLRRVIKEQNLAGYSVHLEVETKNDHALGLYESVGFKAVHAQDYYTYQLIPSK
- a CDS encoding Crp/Fnr family transcriptional regulator, with protein sequence MQKHIQKCSINLVHNGVSTSNTAHFSEKSLLKLKDIMTTVKMAADTPIFLEGEKADKLYYILSGSVKLTKPSADGRDYDLFYYREGDMLGEYSFSVQTQFGFTAIAQEACELGVISKHDLELLLWQDHDLALEILKWLADMHTCTQYKMRDLLLYGKDGALASTLIRMANSYGEEQGSKIVMTKKFTNTEIANLIGATRETVNRLLSHLRKEQIVDNAQGHLVILDMKRLQNICHCEGCPKEICRL
- a CDS encoding family 10 glycosylhydrolase, producing MRLSGVKRILLVVGIVILVLGGISFQGVQAQASTGEEDGSYRAFWVQAFELGLKSPQQIDQLVADVKAANMNAIIAQVVRRHDAYYVSEYLPFTQDPSVVPGFDPLGYLLEKAHQEGIEVHAWVVLGPMWHSIYGGAPQDPNHIYNVYGPHASDEETWITKGYDGSIGNVMQPYVDFGHPEVVEHFVHIVQDLLTHYQVDGIHLDYVRYPENPGGQPFGWYGYNPTALQRFQEETGRLDRPHPSDQEWLEWKVQQVDAAVKRIYLEATAINIDTVVSAAVLSWGFADPRTNDWWNLDPVQRAHQNWKKWVQEGYLDYTFVMNYDNDADPARANRYNAWIEWQKDLPRNRGMVIGPALYMNTIPNSISQINRALAPSQAGQHVEGISPYVYNVWSNDNSPRAHLLQSLVESTEWNGGSPPFSTEMNVPTHSWKEASNGHLLGRLVNKNGEPLTGVPITLSRGNNGPTIIGAFETDSNGYFGVTDLLPGQYFITIAGGPLNKQLLQVKPREVTKADVILP